One window of Ignavibacteriota bacterium genomic DNA carries:
- a CDS encoding M1 family metallopeptidase has product MTKYLFFLHFFFCLVTHSQPLSPRIANYDIDVRLDVEKKMLFGHEVLKWHNKSSDVVSELQFHLYMNGFRNSKSTFMKESGGRLRGIKMDKDGWGYIDIKKITLPSGEELTSAMQFIQPDDGNTDDKTVFKLPLPTPLQPGDSISLTIDFEEKLPQPPFARTGVKEEYFFVGQWFPKVGVYIDGKWNCHQFHANSEFFADYGMYDVRITVPEKNIVGATGIEHEVKSNGDGTATHFYHAEDVHDFAWTTSPEFIEVKGKEQDVDIRVLMQPDHIAQGERHLEAAKLAVRYHQNWYGDYPFPNLTVVDPRRGGGGSGGMEYPTLITAGTSYGVPDGIRIVEVVIVHEFGHNYWYHLLASNEFEESWLDEGINTYTEIQIMNDAYGSGSAVNWFGLKMNDIDLHRGQYISIHSTDPTVRNAWEFASGGSYGVNSYSKPGLILTTLQHHIGKEKMQEVMRAYFERWKFKHPKSHDFVNVVNDVTGSDFNWYFNQALYSAKKIDYSIEKVSSNEVKAAEGYDYTFSDDESEKDDEAKEYESEIVVRRIGDFTFPVEVEVVFENGEKVKEKWDGNDLWKKFKFTKTSRLKYATVDPERKVVLDINYTNNSKTLEPQSAGINKTAFKFMFYLQMLFDQPDLMNILTFLTGTF; this is encoded by the coding sequence ATGACAAAGTATCTATTCTTCCTCCATTTTTTCTTTTGTCTTGTAACTCACTCACAACCACTCAGTCCTCGCATCGCCAACTATGATATTGATGTTCGGCTTGATGTCGAGAAGAAAATGTTATTTGGTCATGAAGTGTTGAAGTGGCATAACAAATCTTCGGATGTTGTTTCGGAGTTGCAGTTTCATCTCTACATGAACGGATTCCGGAATTCTAAGTCAACGTTCATGAAGGAATCAGGCGGACGGTTGCGCGGAATAAAGATGGATAAAGATGGCTGGGGATATATTGATATTAAAAAAATCACATTGCCTTCGGGAGAAGAGTTGACAAGCGCGATGCAGTTCATTCAACCGGATGATGGAAATACAGATGACAAAACTGTTTTCAAACTTCCATTGCCAACGCCGCTTCAACCGGGAGATTCAATTTCATTGACAATAGATTTTGAAGAGAAATTACCACAACCGCCATTTGCCCGAACTGGCGTGAAGGAAGAATATTTCTTTGTCGGACAGTGGTTTCCGAAAGTCGGCGTATATATTGACGGCAAGTGGAATTGTCATCAATTCCACGCGAACTCGGAATTCTTTGCTGACTACGGAATGTATGATGTTCGTATCACCGTTCCTGAGAAAAATATTGTGGGTGCGACCGGAATTGAGCATGAAGTGAAATCAAACGGAGACGGAACTGCCACACACTTTTATCATGCAGAAGATGTACATGATTTTGCTTGGACAACAAGCCCGGAATTCATTGAAGTAAAAGGGAAAGAGCAGGATGTTGACATTCGTGTTCTTATGCAGCCCGACCATATCGCACAGGGAGAGCGACATCTCGAAGCGGCGAAACTTGCTGTGCGATATCATCAGAATTGGTATGGCGATTATCCGTTTCCGAATCTTACCGTTGTTGACCCGCGGCGAGGTGGCGGCGGTTCCGGCGGTATGGAATATCCGACACTCATTACAGCAGGGACGAGTTATGGCGTTCCCGATGGAATCAGGATTGTCGAGGTCGTTATCGTTCATGAATTCGGACATAACTATTGGTATCATCTTCTTGCATCGAACGAGTTTGAAGAAAGTTGGCTTGACGAAGGAATCAATACGTACACTGAAATTCAAATCATGAATGATGCATACGGTTCAGGAAGTGCGGTGAACTGGTTCGGATTGAAAATGAACGATATTGATTTACATCGAGGACAATACATTTCTATTCACAGCACCGACCCGACTGTTCGCAATGCTTGGGAATTTGCTTCGGGCGGAAGTTACGGTGTCAATTCATATTCAAAACCGGGATTGATTCTTACGACATTGCAACATCATATCGGCAAAGAAAAGATGCAGGAAGTGATGCGTGCGTATTTCGAGCGATGGAAATTCAAACATCCAAAAAGCCATGACTTTGTGAATGTGGTGAATGATGTAACGGGGAGTGATTTCAACTGGTATTTCAATCAGGCATTATATTCTGCAAAAAAGATTGATTATTCGATTGAGAAAGTAAGTTCAAATGAAGTGAAGGCGGCTGAAGGGTATGACTATACGTTTTCTGATGATGAATCAGAGAAAGATGACGAGGCGAAGGAGTATGAATCCGAAATTGTTGTGAGGCGAATCGGTGATTTCACGTTTCCTGTCGAGGTTGAAGTCGTCTTCGAGAATGGAGAAAAGGTGAAAGAGAAGTGGGATGGAAATGATTTGTGGAAGAAATTCAAATTCACAAAAACATCTCGCTTGAAATATGCAACAGTTGACCCTGAACGAAAAGTTGTTCTTGATATCAACTACACAAACAACAGCAAAACGCTTGAGCCGCAAAGCGCCGGTATTAACAAGACAGCGTTCAAGTTCATGTTCTATTTGCAGATGCTGTTCGATCAACCTGACCTGATGAATATACTGACATTCCTTACCGGCACTTTTTAG
- a CDS encoding M28 family peptidase, protein MKSVFFIFIFSVCIYSLSAQNLLDDKTRDLFHEALSGELAKEHVIQITRHHRIQGSRGYRDAAKYVLGKLREYGFSENDAYIESFVSDGKKEYQTWQSPSGWDITSAELRMVEPYDERIVGYPEIAMSVITYSNAGDATAELVDVGNGTSDKDYEGKDVRGKFVLATGYGGAVHRLAVLKYGAKAVVCFLDDERAKEYPDMLQYTGMWPRSNELTTTTFGFNLTNRQGKKLKELLASGKKVVLHGKVEGVGLEPYYMDVVVAKIFGSEHPEEELVFSAHLDHPKESANDNASGSGAILDIARTLNELISSGRLPKPKRTFRFIWVPEWNGTMAYIDGHPEFEGPELGGNWLANMNMDMVGENLELLHSQLILTRTPSSLPSCVNDVVTNMAEMVDGIDVRTPRGSLSAFNYRVTPYGGGSDHMMFIDRKIPGIMFSHSDYTHHTSEDTPDKVDPVELERCEIIATSTLWYLANLDDSQAKNLSYHVQARALGRLGDGAKKGLQLLAGRDTVTGLGDEAQNILKQSLANEIDGLISILNFNNSVDVKQDVATIQSALKYQYEFLAKEIADKVKGTNAGISLKEKRDTRIPVRMTRGPLDFGLPANTLDAEKAKWYSSSENTIRGDMEFEIVNFINGKKTISEIRDALSAEFTPVKVEAVAHYIEDLVSVGVVKWK, encoded by the coding sequence ATGAAATCAGTTTTCTTCATTTTTATTTTTTCTGTTTGCATTTATTCTCTTTCTGCCCAAAATCTTCTCGATGATAAAACACGCGACTTGTTCCATGAAGCGTTAAGCGGAGAACTCGCGAAGGAACATGTCATACAAATTACGCGGCATCATCGCATTCAAGGTTCGCGCGGGTATCGTGATGCGGCGAAGTATGTTCTGGGAAAACTTCGTGAGTATGGTTTTTCCGAGAACGATGCGTATATCGAATCATTTGTTTCGGATGGAAAGAAAGAATATCAAACGTGGCAATCGCCTTCCGGTTGGGACATCACTTCCGCCGAGTTGCGCATGGTTGAACCGTATGATGAACGCATTGTCGGGTATCCTGAAATTGCGATGAGTGTGATAACGTATTCAAACGCCGGAGATGCAACAGCAGAACTTGTTGATGTTGGAAACGGAACATCGGACAAAGATTATGAAGGAAAAGATGTTCGTGGAAAGTTTGTTCTTGCAACAGGTTACGGAGGCGCTGTTCACCGCCTTGCTGTGTTGAAGTACGGAGCGAAAGCGGTTGTCTGTTTTCTCGATGATGAACGTGCGAAAGAATATCCCGATATGCTTCAATACACCGGCATGTGGCCCCGAAGCAACGAATTAACCACAACAACCTTTGGCTTCAATCTCACAAACAGGCAAGGCAAAAAGTTGAAGGAGTTGTTAGCATCTGGAAAGAAAGTTGTGCTTCACGGAAAAGTGGAGGGAGTTGGACTTGAACCATATTACATGGATGTTGTAGTTGCAAAAATATTTGGAAGCGAACACCCGGAAGAAGAACTTGTGTTCAGCGCGCATCTTGACCATCCGAAAGAATCTGCAAATGATAATGCGAGCGGTTCAGGTGCGATTCTCGATATTGCGCGTACGTTGAATGAATTGATTAGCAGCGGTCGTCTCCCGAAACCGAAACGCACGTTCCGGTTCATTTGGGTTCCTGAGTGGAACGGAACGATGGCGTACATTGATGGTCATCCGGAATTTGAAGGACCGGAACTCGGTGGCAATTGGCTCGCGAACATGAACATGGATATGGTGGGTGAAAATCTGGAGTTGTTACATTCTCAATTGATTCTGACACGAACTCCCTCTTCTCTCCCATCATGTGTGAATGATGTTGTCACCAACATGGCGGAAATGGTTGACGGAATAGATGTGCGAACGCCAAGAGGAAGTTTGTCGGCGTTTAACTATCGCGTAACACCGTACGGAGGAGGAAGCGACCACATGATGTTCATTGATAGAAAAATTCCGGGCATCATGTTCTCCCACAGCGATTACACGCACCATACGTCTGAAGACACGCCTGATAAAGTTGACCCGGTTGAACTTGAACGATGCGAAATTATTGCCACCTCAACATTGTGGTATCTTGCTAACTTAGATGATTCACAAGCAAAGAATTTAAGTTATCATGTTCAAGCAAGAGCGCTTGGACGCTTGGGAGATGGGGCGAAAAAAGGATTACAACTTCTTGCAGGTCGTGATACAGTTACCGGTTTGGGAGATGAGGCACAAAATATTCTCAAGCAATCGTTAGCAAATGAGATTGATGGACTCATTTCAATTTTGAATTTCAATAATTCTGTTGATGTAAAACAGGATGTTGCTACGATTCAATCTGCTTTGAAATATCAATATGAATTTCTTGCAAAGGAAATCGCTGATAAGGTGAAAGGAACCAATGCAGGAATATCGCTCAAAGAAAAAAGGGATACACGCATTCCCGTTCGGATGACTCGCGGTCCGCTTGATTTTGGTTTACCTGCAAATACGTTGGATGCGGAGAAAGCAAAGTGGTACAGTTCAAGCGAAAACACAATTCGAGGCGATATGGAATTCGAGATAGTCAATTTCATCAACGGTAAAAAAACAATTTCTGAAATCCGGGACGCGTTAAGCGCAGAGTTTACCCCCGTGAAAGTTGAAGCGGTTGCACATTACATTGAAGACCTTGTGAGTGTGGGAGTGGTGAAGTGGAAGTAA